The Pontibacter pudoricolor genome contains a region encoding:
- a CDS encoding alpha/beta fold hydrolase, whose amino-acid sequence MKYKISLSILLFIVLGWLAVQAQPIHEEKFVTIGGIEQWITISGDDKSKPVILFLHGGPGSTMSQYDDAIYGHWKKDFVLVNWDQRGAGRTFGRNTPSPVTEDYWIENPLTVEQFVTDGIEVSEYVRKRLGKHKIILIGTSWGSIVGANMALSRPDLFTAYIGHSQVVENTEGFVHAYKKVNTMALRANDTEALAKLKELGSPPYEDAQKEGQLMRIIKKYERQNSVPAPENWWKLKSEYDNEKDAQARYDGDDYSFLHFAGFKKMGIKPMGAGVDFIKNGLNYKIPVYFIQGEEDILTPKEITKAYFDKLKAPTKKFILVPGAAHGHNQAVIDAQYKAVKESLSAKR is encoded by the coding sequence ATGAAGTACAAAATCTCACTCAGCATTCTTCTATTTATAGTTTTAGGTTGGTTAGCGGTGCAGGCACAGCCTATACACGAAGAAAAGTTTGTAACTATAGGCGGTATAGAGCAATGGATAACCATTAGCGGCGACGACAAATCTAAACCTGTTATCCTGTTTCTGCATGGCGGACCGGGCAGCACCATGAGCCAGTATGATGACGCCATCTATGGCCACTGGAAAAAAGATTTTGTACTCGTGAACTGGGACCAGCGTGGCGCAGGCAGAACATTTGGCCGCAACACGCCCTCACCGGTAACAGAAGACTACTGGATTGAGAATCCACTGACCGTCGAGCAATTTGTAACCGACGGCATTGAGGTATCGGAATATGTAAGGAAGCGACTGGGTAAGCATAAAATCATACTTATAGGTACTTCTTGGGGCTCTATAGTTGGTGCAAACATGGCGCTTTCACGCCCTGATCTGTTTACAGCTTATATTGGCCACTCCCAGGTAGTAGAAAATACTGAAGGCTTCGTGCATGCTTATAAAAAAGTAAATACAATGGCGCTAAGAGCTAACGACACAGAAGCATTGGCAAAGCTGAAAGAACTGGGCTCGCCACCTTATGAGGATGCTCAGAAAGAAGGCCAGCTGATGCGCATCATCAAAAAATATGAACGACAGAACTCTGTACCTGCGCCGGAAAACTGGTGGAAACTGAAAAGCGAATATGATAATGAAAAAGATGCACAAGCCAGGTACGACGGCGATGATTATTCTTTCCTGCACTTTGCCGGCTTTAAGAAAATGGGCATCAAACCTATGGGTGCTGGCGTTGATTTCATAAAAAATGGCTTAAACTATAAAATACCAGTATACTTTATCCAGGGCGAGGAAGATATTCTGACTCCGAAAGAAATTACAAAGGCGTACTTCGATAAGCTAAAAGCTCCTACCAAGAAGTTTATACTTGTTCCGGGCGCAGCACACGGCCACAACCAGGCAGTGATAGATGCACAATATAAAGCTGTTAAAGAAAGCCTTTCGGCTAAACGTTAG
- a CDS encoding DUF1810 domain-containing protein has product MPDNYNLNRFLEAQESTYQTALSEIRNGRKCSHWMWFIFPQVAGLGFSETSQFYAIKTIDEAAAYLNHPVLGKRLSEISEALLTIDGRSANQIFGSPDDMKLKSSMTLFAAVSDADPVFRKVLEKYFNNQEDTKTLQLLKNNRS; this is encoded by the coding sequence ATGCCCGACAACTATAACCTTAACCGATTTTTAGAAGCCCAGGAAAGTACTTACCAGACTGCACTTTCTGAAATCAGGAATGGCCGCAAGTGTAGCCATTGGATGTGGTTTATTTTCCCTCAGGTGGCTGGTTTAGGTTTCAGTGAAACGTCTCAGTTCTATGCTATCAAAACTATAGATGAAGCTGCAGCTTATTTAAACCATCCTGTTTTAGGGAAGCGCTTATCAGAGATATCAGAAGCGTTGCTAACTATAGATGGCAGATCAGCAAACCAGATATTTGGGAGTCCGGATGATATGAAACTGAAATCAAGTATGACATTATTTGCTGCAGTAAGTGATGCGGATCCGGTGTTCCGGAAAGTGTTGGAAAAGTATTTCAATAATCAGGAGGACACAAAGACCTTACAGCTTCTGAAAAACAATAGGTCTTAA
- a CDS encoding 1,4-dihydroxy-2-naphthoyl-CoA synthase: MSKANWKTVKEYEDITYKKADGVARIAFNRPNVRNAFRPKTVFELFDAFLDAREDTSIGVVLLSAEGPSTKDGVYSFCSGGDQNARGFQGYVDEGGIPRLNILEVQRLIRFMPKVVIAVVPGWAVGGGHSLHVVCDLTLASKEHAIFKQTDADVTSFDGGYGSAYLAKMVGQKRAREIFFLGRNYSAQEAYDMGMVNAVIPHDELEDTAYDWAQEILAKSPTSIKMLKFAFNATDDGMVGQQVFAGEATRLAYMTEEAKEGRNAFLEKRKPNFKNIPWIS; the protein is encoded by the coding sequence ATGAGCAAAGCAAATTGGAAAACCGTTAAGGAATACGAAGATATAACCTACAAAAAAGCAGACGGCGTGGCCCGCATCGCTTTTAACAGACCAAACGTGCGCAATGCATTCCGCCCTAAAACGGTATTCGAGCTTTTCGATGCGTTTCTGGATGCGCGCGAAGATACAAGTATTGGTGTAGTTTTGCTTTCAGCAGAAGGACCGTCTACCAAGGATGGCGTTTATAGTTTCTGCAGCGGCGGCGACCAGAATGCGCGTGGTTTCCAGGGGTATGTAGATGAAGGCGGTATTCCGCGTCTTAACATTCTGGAAGTGCAGCGCCTGATCCGCTTTATGCCGAAAGTGGTGATTGCCGTAGTGCCGGGCTGGGCTGTTGGCGGAGGCCATAGTTTGCACGTTGTCTGCGACCTGACACTTGCCAGCAAAGAGCACGCAATCTTTAAACAGACAGATGCTGATGTTACCAGCTTTGATGGTGGTTATGGTTCGGCTTACCTGGCTAAAATGGTTGGTCAGAAACGCGCCCGCGAGATCTTTTTCCTGGGTCGCAACTACTCTGCCCAGGAAGCTTACGACATGGGCATGGTAAACGCTGTTATCCCGCACGATGAACTGGAAGACACCGCTTACGACTGGGCACAGGAAATACTGGCAAAATCGCCAACCTCTATCAAAATGCTGAAGTTTGCCTTTAACGCTACCGATGATGGCATGGTAGGTCAGCAGGTTTTTGCCGGTGAAGCCACCCGCTTAGCTTACATGACCGAAGAAGCCAAAGAAGGCCGAAATGCATTCCTTGAGAAGCGCAAGCCAAACTTCAAGAATATTCCCTGGATATCGTAA
- a CDS encoding DUF4349 domain-containing protein codes for MLHKQETNLNIMHRNLYFLFALLLLGSVSCQSGMDAEEMETSTVNLGVTPSPNLSDRKIIREATIRFQVKDLNESSAKIEGLLEKYGATITNSQNYNQEESIEASYTIKIAPEKLDGLLKAIQAESIFLDNKTVTADDVTLQYVDVEARIKAKQAVQQEYLELLTKTSKVSEILAIEAELQKVQEELESVQAQMKALQQQTTFSTINLAMYQLVPASYSDRTNFSTRVTSALNGGWHLFKDLLVGVVYLWPILIITIVALFLIRWYKNRQRSIV; via the coding sequence TTGCTGCATAAACAGGAAACCAACCTGAACATCATGCACCGTAACCTGTACTTTTTATTTGCTCTTCTGCTTCTGGGCAGTGTTAGTTGCCAATCCGGAATGGATGCTGAAGAAATGGAAACTTCTACAGTAAATTTAGGGGTTACTCCCTCGCCCAATCTTTCAGACCGCAAAATAATCAGGGAGGCAACTATACGCTTTCAGGTGAAAGACTTGAATGAAAGCAGCGCTAAAATAGAGGGGCTTTTAGAAAAGTATGGCGCAACCATTACCAATAGCCAGAACTATAACCAGGAAGAAAGTATTGAAGCCAGTTATACTATAAAAATTGCACCTGAAAAGTTAGATGGTTTATTAAAAGCGATACAGGCCGAAAGTATTTTCCTGGATAACAAAACCGTTACCGCCGACGATGTAACGCTACAGTATGTGGATGTGGAAGCCCGGATAAAGGCTAAACAGGCTGTACAGCAGGAGTACCTGGAGCTGCTGACCAAAACCAGTAAAGTATCAGAAATTCTGGCAATTGAGGCCGAGTTACAGAAAGTGCAGGAAGAACTGGAGTCGGTTCAGGCACAAATGAAGGCGTTGCAACAGCAGACTACCTTCAGCACTATAAACCTGGCAATGTACCAATTGGTGCCGGCCTCTTACTCCGACAGAACCAATTTTTCTACCCGGGTTACATCCGCACTAAATGGTGGCTGGCATCTCTTTAAAGACCTTCTGGTAGGTGTAGTGTACCTTTGGCCTATACTCATCATAACTATAGTAGCGTTGTTCCTTATCCGTTGGTATAAAAACAGGCAGAGAAGCATAGTTTAG
- a CDS encoding porin family protein yields MPPAEVAEIQLTDSRRFLLRDLNSERFVFQLLIGSEKMNLLKRETPSPVFYIAKDEQLHKLENNEESLLVNGKRYKKEDNRYIGILNVLMQDRLDLSEKIHKTKLREQDLTALVLAYTNGNVTYHYQPDAKLERKPYWVAYAQYSNHYRKEITTRLSYGYQAGAQYYFSSAGRNSLRFGLDYSNFTFEEANSKSYMLTIGYQYDFVKTSKMDAYLMAKFLGFGYSKYHNLERNETQEASGAAIRIAPGIGFEYRSTEKLSMYAEVNELLVIDSLPKNYSLGIKYAFRK; encoded by the coding sequence TTGCCACCCGCCGAAGTTGCCGAAATACAGCTTACTGATAGCAGGCGTTTCCTGTTGCGGGATCTGAATTCGGAGCGGTTTGTATTTCAGTTACTGATCGGGTCTGAAAAGATGAACCTACTGAAGCGCGAGACGCCCTCTCCTGTGTTTTACATCGCAAAAGACGAACAGCTGCACAAACTTGAAAACAACGAAGAGAGCCTGCTGGTAAACGGGAAAAGGTATAAAAAGGAAGATAACCGTTATATAGGCATCCTTAACGTACTTATGCAGGACAGACTTGACCTGAGTGAGAAAATACACAAAACAAAATTAAGGGAGCAGGACCTTACAGCCCTGGTACTGGCATACACCAACGGAAATGTAACCTACCATTACCAGCCTGATGCGAAACTAGAGCGAAAACCGTATTGGGTTGCTTATGCCCAGTACAGCAACCACTACAGGAAAGAAATAACAACCAGGCTTTCCTATGGTTACCAGGCTGGGGCACAATATTACTTTTCATCTGCCGGTCGTAACTCGCTGCGTTTTGGATTGGACTATAGCAACTTTACTTTTGAAGAGGCCAACAGCAAATCTTACATGTTAACTATAGGTTACCAGTATGATTTTGTGAAGACAAGTAAAATGGATGCTTACCTGATGGCAAAGTTCCTTGGGTTTGGATACTCCAAATATCATAACCTGGAAAGAAATGAAACACAAGAGGCTTCCGGGGCAGCTATCCGGATAGCACCGGGCATAGGCTTCGAATACAGAAGCACCGAAAAACTATCGATGTACGCCGAGGTAAACGAGCTTTTGGTGATCGATAGTTTGCCAAAAAACTATAGCCTGGGCATTAAATATGCCTTTCGGAAGTAA
- a CDS encoding THUMP domain-containing class I SAM-dependent RNA methyltransferase — protein MAKHYQKQKQKPTDNFNISVTTLAGLEEVLAEELRALDMEYIKVGNRVVSCSGNLRQLYEANLWCRTAIRILKPIRNFKARNEDDLYEQVQKTNWSEIFDLDQTFAIDAVVSHSTFEHSLFVAQLTKDAIVDQFRKKTGERPSVDRIRPDVRLNLHMHENMVTLSLDSSGDSLHRRGYRLQTNVAPLNEVLAAGIISLSGWDKKSTFIDPMAGSGTFLIETAMMAQNIAPGLFRRDPFGFENWKDYNKELFEMVWRTAEAKEKKEPQAEIIGYDIDPDYVEAARTNIANAGLEHVIKVEEADFFKTSAPTEQGVLVMNPPYNERILSDDINQLYKNIGDTLKNNYQGYDAFVFTGNLDAAKSIGLRASRRTPLYNGAIDCRLLKYELYGGSKRGEEGNS, from the coding sequence ATGGCAAAACATTACCAAAAGCAAAAGCAGAAACCTACCGATAACTTTAATATAAGTGTTACGACGCTTGCCGGGCTGGAGGAAGTATTGGCTGAAGAACTGCGTGCCCTCGACATGGAGTACATTAAAGTTGGGAACCGTGTAGTATCCTGTTCGGGTAACCTGCGCCAGTTGTATGAAGCTAACTTGTGGTGCCGTACCGCCATTCGTATTTTAAAGCCGATCCGTAATTTTAAAGCCCGAAACGAAGACGACCTGTACGAGCAGGTACAGAAAACGAACTGGTCTGAAATCTTTGACCTGGACCAGACTTTTGCCATTGATGCCGTGGTTAGCCATTCTACCTTTGAGCACTCGCTGTTTGTGGCCCAGCTTACCAAAGATGCTATAGTTGACCAGTTCCGTAAAAAGACCGGCGAACGCCCTTCCGTAGACCGTATTCGCCCGGATGTGCGCCTGAACCTGCACATGCACGAAAACATGGTTACGCTTTCCCTGGATTCGTCCGGAGATTCGCTGCACCGCCGTGGCTACCGTTTGCAAACCAACGTGGCCCCGCTGAACGAAGTGCTGGCAGCTGGTATCATCTCTCTTTCTGGCTGGGATAAAAAGTCCACGTTTATAGACCCGATGGCAGGTTCCGGTACGTTCCTGATCGAAACAGCCATGATGGCGCAGAACATTGCGCCGGGCCTTTTCCGCCGCGACCCGTTCGGTTTCGAGAACTGGAAAGACTATAACAAAGAGCTTTTTGAAATGGTATGGCGCACTGCCGAAGCCAAAGAAAAGAAAGAACCGCAGGCCGAAATTATCGGCTATGACATTGACCCGGATTATGTAGAGGCTGCCCGCACCAACATTGCCAACGCCGGACTGGAACATGTAATTAAAGTAGAAGAAGCTGATTTCTTTAAAACCAGCGCACCAACCGAGCAGGGAGTTTTAGTAATGAACCCGCCATACAATGAGCGTATCCTGTCTGACGACATCAACCAACTCTACAAGAACATCGGCGACACGCTGAAAAACAATTACCAGGGGTACGACGCTTTTGTGTTTACCGGTAACCTGGACGCTGCCAAAAGCATAGGCCTGCGAGCCTCGCGCCGTACGCCACTTTACAACGGAGCCATAGATTGCCGCCTGCTGAAGTATGAACTATACGGTGGTAGCAAAAGGGGAGAAGAAGGTAATAGCTAA
- the murB gene encoding UDP-N-acetylmuramate dehydrogenase, which yields MKMQTDFSLKPYNTFGIDVKAKLFARFNSVQELQELLQMPELKQEQKLILGGGSNLLFTKDFDGVVLQNGIKGIEIIREDEHHTYVKAGGGEVWHAFVLYTLEHNLGGVENLSLIPGTVGAAPLQNIGAYGVELKDLFYELEAVELESGQTQVFTNEDCRFGYRESVFKNELKGRFIVTSVTFRLHKTHKLNTSYGAIKTTLEEMNITQPTIQDVSAAVCHIRQSKLPDPKQIGNAGSFFKNPEIPIILYDILKEQYPEMPAYPVSELTVKVPAGWLIEQCGWKGKVIDNYGVHKNQALVLVNYGGASGDNIRQLALDIIHSVEEKFGISLHPEVNIM from the coding sequence ATGAAAATGCAGACTGATTTTTCGCTTAAGCCTTATAATACCTTCGGAATTGATGTAAAAGCAAAGCTTTTTGCCCGCTTCAACAGTGTGCAGGAGCTTCAGGAGCTGTTGCAGATGCCGGAACTAAAGCAGGAACAGAAACTTATACTGGGCGGCGGCAGCAACCTGCTTTTCACCAAAGATTTTGACGGTGTGGTACTGCAGAATGGCATAAAGGGCATTGAGATCATTCGTGAAGATGAGCACCATACCTATGTAAAAGCTGGTGGTGGTGAGGTCTGGCATGCATTTGTTCTATATACACTTGAGCATAACCTGGGCGGTGTAGAAAACCTTTCTTTAATACCGGGCACAGTTGGCGCAGCACCTTTGCAGAACATTGGGGCGTATGGCGTGGAGCTGAAGGATCTGTTTTATGAACTGGAGGCAGTAGAACTGGAAAGCGGCCAGACCCAGGTTTTCACGAACGAGGATTGTAGATTTGGATACCGCGAGAGTGTGTTTAAGAACGAGCTGAAAGGCAGGTTTATAGTTACATCCGTTACCTTCAGGCTGCACAAGACCCACAAGCTTAACACGAGCTACGGCGCCATTAAAACTACCCTGGAAGAGATGAACATTACGCAGCCAACTATACAGGACGTGAGTGCTGCCGTGTGCCATATCCGCCAGAGCAAATTACCGGATCCGAAACAGATCGGAAACGCGGGTAGCTTCTTTAAAAACCCCGAAATTCCGATCATCCTGTATGATATTCTGAAAGAGCAGTACCCTGAAATGCCTGCCTACCCTGTGTCGGAACTAACGGTGAAAGTGCCTGCCGGCTGGCTGATCGAGCAATGTGGCTGGAAAGGGAAAGTGATTGACAACTATGGTGTGCACAAAAACCAGGCGCTGGTGCTGGTAAACTATGGCGGGGCATCCGGCGATAATATTCGTCAGCTGGCTTTAGATATTATTCATTCTGTTGAAGAGAAATTCGGGATAAGCCTGCATCCGGAAGTTAACATTATGTAA
- a CDS encoding DUF4923 family protein, with translation MKKLKFLSYLIATLLMVTTVSCDDDDDDALPNNTSLLTASEWTGDKVYFQGMDVTNNPLSPIDVKSVKITFKSDGTYSGQIEGVSKSGTWEFNQTETQIIMDKDTNDELIADIKRLTSTEFWAEGDFAGVGEDVEIRFVH, from the coding sequence ATGAAAAAACTAAAATTCCTGAGCTATTTAATTGCCACCCTGTTAATGGTTACGACTGTGAGCTGCGATGACGATGATGACGATGCTTTACCGAATAACACATCACTTCTGACTGCAAGTGAGTGGACAGGTGATAAGGTATATTTCCAGGGAATGGATGTAACGAACAATCCGCTGTCTCCTATAGACGTAAAAAGTGTTAAAATCACTTTTAAGAGTGATGGCACCTATAGTGGGCAGATTGAAGGAGTATCGAAGAGCGGCACATGGGAGTTTAATCAAACTGAGACCCAGATCATTATGGACAAAGACACAAATGATGAGCTTATAGCGGATATAAAACGACTTACATCCACTGAGTTTTGGGCTGAAGGTGATTTTGCAGGCGTGGGCGAAGATGTTGAAATCAGGTTTGTGCACTAA